Proteins co-encoded in one Medicago truncatula cultivar Jemalong A17 chromosome 8, MtrunA17r5.0-ANR, whole genome shotgun sequence genomic window:
- the LOC11425528 gene encoding eukaryotic initiation factor 4A-6, with amino-acid sequence MSLSTRSQGFGRPSSIKQFYVDVDKEEWKLETLCDIFELTLKAYKSITHCIVFVNTIDKVDWLTDKMRSRDHYVIHGDRDQNTMDTIEREFLFESGSPQVLITTDPLVCGTDLHKASLVVNYDLPTVPENYLNHIGRSGKFAINFMIEDEANMLIDIQKFYNMVIEELPCNFEDLL; translated from the exons ATGTCGTTGTCGACTCGTTCTCAAG GTTTTGGGAGGCCCTCTTCAATCAAGCAGTTTTATGTGGATGTTGACAAGGAAGAGTGGAAGCTAGAGACACTATGCGACATCTTTGAGCTGACCCTTAAAGCTTATAAATCCATCACTCATTGTATCGTCTTTGTGAATACTATCGACAAAGTGGACTGGCTCACGGACAAGATGCGAAGCAGAGATCATTATGTCATTCATGGTGACAGGGACCAGAACACTATGGATACCATTGAACGTGAGTTTCTTTTCGAGTCTGGCTCTCCTCAAGTTCTCATTACCACCGACCCCCTCGTTTGTGGTACAGATTTGCATAAAGCGTCTCTGGTCGTAAACTATGATCTCCCAACTGTGCCTGAAAACTATCTTAACCATATAGGCCGGAGTGGGAAATTTGCTATAAACTTCATGATAGAGGATGAGGCTAATATGCTCATAGATATTCAGAAATTCTACAACATGGTTATAGAGGAGCTGCCATGTAATTTTGAAGATTTACTCTGA
- the LOC11429450 gene encoding putative FBD-associated F-box protein At5g53635, protein MEHDEDRLSNLPKVILHSILSRLPEKDAARTSVLSKSWLETWHTFPILSFSDAKITGLFPPSDIGRMLFPELMDDFVRKIENFIDYVKITLLRFYDNGLAINKFKLVVNNVELRGYNVELDLWLKLASESGVEVLQLCLPNGPNHEYYVLPEGVMGGIRVDTAFMNRSIKFFSLRILSLKHVLSRDEHAIEHLISCCPLIEHITLRDCSMLSPNGATNHLLESHTSGVIKSLSMDGLLKLKTVDVQGIQEVYIDSPSLEKLRYCPGYFDAPFKIDFDRCQNLKYLDLCLDSGIITDKWFLELFRKFRFLESLKLDDCTMAERINISSVQLKVLELSDCSNLKEVNIDAPNLLSCVYCSDGDSEPIISFLTSSSQLKVDMDIPIDHHHLCNLREFVQNIKPQNVLSSLSVYIRKPFVFLYEKLMERKGDDCFCSSSDTKCWWHGLKNVKVISSLKNDKNIDFKTMLELLPNGGKISFMLEF, encoded by the exons ATGGAGCACGATGAAGATCGATTGTCGAATCTACCGAAAGTCATTCTTCATAGTATCCTGTCGAGATTACCAGAAAAAGATGCTGCTAGGACAAGTGTTTTGTCCAAATCTTGGTTAGAGACATGGCATACTTTTCCTATATTGTCTTTTTCTGATGCTAAAATCACAGGGTTGTTTCCCCCATCTGATATAGGGAGGATGTTGTTTCCCGAATTAATGGATGATTTTGTGAGGAAGATAGAAAATTTCATTGATTATGTGAAGATAACTTTGTTGAGGTTCTATGATAATGGATTGGCTATCAACAAATTTAAGCTTGTTGTGAACAATGTTGAGCTTCGAGGTTACAATGTTGAGCTTGATCTTTGGTTGAAGTTGGCAAGTGAAAGTGGTGTTGAAGTACTACAACTTTGTTTGCCTAATGGTCCCAACCATGAATACTATGTCCTACCAGAGGGTGTAATGGGGGGAATAAGAGTTGATACAGCATTCATGAATCGTTCAATTAAATTTTTCTCATTAAGAATATTGTCATTGAAGCATGTCCTTTCCAGAGACGAACATGCAATTGAACATCTCATTTCTTGTTGTCCTTTAATTGAACATATAACTTTGAGGGATTGTTCAATGTTGAGCCCTAATGGCGCAACAAATCATCTACTTGAATCTCACACCTCTGGGGTCATCAAGTCTTTGAGTATGGATGGTCTACTTAAGTTGAAGACGGTTGATGTTCAAGGAATACAAGAGGTTTATATTGATTCCCCGTCTCTCGAGAAATTACGTTATTGTCCTGGTTATTTTGACGCACCATTTaagattgattttgatagatgccaaaatttgaaatatttagaCTTGTGTCTGGACAGTGGTATTATCACCGACAAATGGTTTCTTGAACTGTTTAGAAAATTTCGTTTCCTTGAGAGTTTGAAATTGGATGATTGTACAATGGCCGAGAGGATTAATATTTCAAGTGTTCAACTTAAGGTGTTGGAGTTATCTGATTGTTCTAACTTGAAGGAGGTTAATATTGATGCTCCAAATCTATTATCGTGTGTATATTGCAGTGATGGTGATTCAGAGCCTATTATATCTTTCCTAACAAGTTCTAGTCAACTAAAGGTTGATATGGATATTCCCattgatcatcatcatctttgTAACTTGAGGGAATTTGTGCAAAACATCAAACCTCAAAATGTTTTGTCATCTCTATCCGTATACATCCGTAAACCATTTGTG TTTTTATACGAGAAGCTAATGGAAAGAAAAGGGGATGACTGCTTTTGCAGTTCTAGTGATACTAAGTGTTGGTGGCATGGCTTGAAGAATGTGAAAGTCATAAGCTCATTGAAGAATGATAAGAATATTGATTTCAAGACCATGCTAGAATTGTTGCCAAATGGAGGAAAAATTAGCTTTATGTTAGAATTTTAA